In Polyangiaceae bacterium, a genomic segment contains:
- a CDS encoding methylated-DNA--[protein]-cysteine S-methyltransferase: MRGYALFDTAIGRCGIAWSASGITGLQLPEASDAQTRRRLARRHVGAREGEPPPGVRKVAEDIVALLHGQDVDLSRVTLDSEGVPPFHRRVYEAARQVPPGQTVTYGELAQRVGSPGSARAVGQAMGKNPFPIVVPCHRVVAAGGRIGGFSAEGGVSTKRRMLGIERGGAYAFDPELALEHLTAADRKLARVIGEVGAFRMEIEASASLFDALSKAIIYQQLSGKAAATIHARVKGLFRAPMTAERLLRTSTERLRSAGLSGSKVLSLQDLARRAKDGSLPTLKAVHRMGDDAVVEALTEVRGIGRWSAEMLLMFNLGRANVLPLGDYGIQKGFQRVFAKKELPSAAEIEARGKRWAPYRTAASWYLWRALELDA, encoded by the coding sequence GTGAGGGGATACGCCCTGTTCGACACCGCGATTGGCCGCTGTGGCATTGCCTGGAGCGCGAGCGGAATCACAGGCTTGCAGCTCCCGGAAGCCAGCGATGCACAGACCCGCCGGCGCCTGGCACGGCGCCATGTGGGTGCTCGCGAGGGCGAGCCGCCGCCCGGAGTGCGGAAGGTGGCGGAGGACATCGTCGCCCTGCTGCATGGGCAGGACGTGGATCTGTCACGGGTAACGCTCGACTCTGAAGGCGTGCCGCCGTTTCACCGACGGGTCTACGAGGCGGCGCGCCAAGTTCCTCCGGGCCAGACCGTCACCTACGGGGAGCTCGCCCAACGTGTCGGCTCTCCCGGCTCGGCTCGAGCGGTGGGGCAAGCGATGGGCAAGAACCCGTTTCCGATCGTGGTGCCCTGTCATCGGGTGGTGGCCGCGGGCGGCAGGATCGGAGGCTTCTCTGCCGAGGGCGGGGTGTCCACCAAGCGGCGGATGCTCGGCATCGAGCGAGGCGGCGCTTACGCCTTCGATCCCGAGCTTGCGCTCGAGCACCTCACGGCAGCGGATCGGAAGTTGGCGCGGGTGATCGGCGAGGTGGGTGCGTTCCGCATGGAGATCGAAGCCTCGGCAAGTCTGTTCGACGCCCTGTCCAAGGCCATCATTTACCAACAGCTCTCGGGCAAGGCGGCAGCCACGATCCATGCTCGAGTCAAAGGGCTCTTTCGCGCACCGATGACCGCGGAGCGTTTGCTCCGGACCTCCACGGAGCGCCTTCGGAGCGCCGGACTTTCGGGCTCCAAGGTTCTTTCGCTTCAAGACCTGGCCCGCCGAGCGAAGGACGGAAGCCTGCCCACACTGAAGGCCGTCCACCGCATGGGAGACGACGCCGTCGTGGAGGCGCTCACCGAGGTCCGCGGCATCGGCCGTTGGAGCGCGGAGATGCTCCTGATGTTCAACCTGGGGCGCGCCAACGTGCTGCCGCTCGGCGACTACGGGATCCAGAAGGGTTTCCAGCGCGTGTTCGCCAAGAAGGAGCTGCCATCAGCGGCGGAGATCGAAGCGCGAGGCAAGCGCTGGGCGCCCTATCGCACGGCGGCCAGCTGGTACTTGTGGCGCGCGTTGGAGCTCGACGCGTGA
- a CDS encoding YdcF family protein, with amino-acid sequence MTRVGGWVARGAAGFAGLALWLDVARAFAGRGRPAEWWLSFYGAPWAAAAWTLAAAALLTAFSLWPTAPEWRRRATLSVLAVGAAVAVWDGVSFYRVLASGTVRSSWPVPLSVFVAVGLLLLFRSVHRGVPAALEGRTARVAYVSGFAGTAIVLAVGQMVCFGATDYRRDADAVVVLGARVYADGTPSLALADRVRTASRLMLEKRAPLLIVSGGPGDGGAHETDAMRTLAIEMGVPASAIVVDRDGIDTDHTADDTARILHQRLPASDARPTVLAVSHGYHLPRVKLALEGAGLTAYTVPAKETRTLVRLPLYMAREVIAFWAYTLRTTLPRVTEVRPPPESRGPRRSGSS; translated from the coding sequence ATGACGCGCGTGGGCGGCTGGGTGGCGCGAGGCGCCGCGGGCTTCGCTGGGCTCGCCCTGTGGCTCGACGTCGCGCGGGCGTTCGCGGGGCGCGGACGGCCGGCGGAGTGGTGGCTGTCGTTCTACGGGGCGCCCTGGGCGGCGGCGGCATGGACGCTGGCGGCGGCGGCACTGCTCACCGCGTTCTCGCTCTGGCCCACCGCGCCGGAGTGGCGACGGCGGGCCACGCTCTCGGTGCTGGCCGTCGGTGCCGCGGTGGCGGTGTGGGACGGCGTGTCGTTCTATCGCGTGCTGGCCAGCGGCACGGTGCGGTCGTCGTGGCCCGTCCCTCTATCGGTGTTCGTCGCGGTCGGCCTGTTGCTCTTGTTCCGCAGTGTGCACCGCGGCGTCCCGGCGGCGCTGGAAGGCCGCACTGCGCGCGTAGCGTATGTGAGCGGCTTCGCGGGGACGGCCATCGTGTTGGCGGTCGGTCAGATGGTGTGCTTCGGCGCCACGGACTACCGTCGGGATGCGGACGCCGTGGTGGTGCTCGGTGCTCGCGTGTATGCCGACGGAACGCCGTCCCTGGCCCTCGCGGATCGCGTTCGCACGGCCAGTCGCTTGATGCTCGAGAAGCGCGCGCCGCTGCTCATCGTCTCGGGCGGACCCGGAGACGGCGGTGCCCACGAGACGGACGCGATGCGCACGCTGGCCATCGAGATGGGCGTGCCAGCATCGGCCATCGTCGTGGACCGCGACGGGATAGACACGGATCACACCGCGGACGACACCGCGCGCATCTTGCACCAGCGGCTGCCGGCGTCGGATGCACGCCCCACGGTGCTGGCCGTGAGCCACGGCTACCATCTGCCGCGGGTGAAGCTCGCCCTGGAGGGCGCAGGCCTCACCGCGTACACGGTGCCCGCCAAGGAAACGCGCACCCTGGTGCGCTTGCCGCTGTACATGGCGCGCGAGGTGATTGCCTTCTGGGCGTACACGTTGAGGACGACGTTGCCTCGCGTCACCGAGGTGCGTCCCCCGCCAGAATCGCGAGGGCCACGTCGTAGCGGCTCGTCGTGA
- a CDS encoding chorismate mutase has translation MSDERLEALRREIDAIDDRLLELLADRVRKVLAVGDLKREQRIAVYDPERERQVIDRLIRVAPEPLRAPMVRRVFERVIDESRRAEQHHVRGEDE, from the coding sequence ATGTCCGACGAACGCCTGGAAGCTCTGCGTCGCGAGATCGACGCCATCGACGATCGCCTGCTGGAGCTGCTCGCGGACCGGGTGCGCAAGGTGCTGGCCGTCGGCGACTTGAAGCGCGAGCAGCGCATCGCGGTGTACGATCCCGAGCGCGAACGGCAGGTCATCGACCGACTGATTCGCGTGGCGCCGGAGCCGCTGCGGGCGCCGATGGTGCGGCGGGTGTTCGAGCGCGTGATCGACGAATCGCGGCGCGCGGAACAGCACCACGTGCGCGGCGAAGACGAGTAG
- a CDS encoding helix-turn-helix domain-containing protein has translation MVLGPATHRRLCRLRDLLAEPSEARSYRQLADSVGLSPFHAIRQCEALFGQTPHQLRTAFRLAHAQRLLALDAQPVTEVCLAVGYQSLGAFSSLFKRHFGVAPTEWRRRVRTQVPVMGDVRRVVHPGCLELMAWLPAAAFRNFEEA, from the coding sequence ATGGTCCTGGGCCCTGCGACACACCGGCGCTTGTGCAGGCTGCGAGACTTGCTCGCGGAGCCGAGCGAAGCGCGGAGCTACCGGCAGCTCGCGGACAGCGTGGGGCTGTCCCCCTTTCACGCCATCCGACAGTGCGAGGCACTGTTCGGGCAGACGCCCCACCAGCTCCGCACGGCCTTCCGCCTGGCCCACGCGCAGCGGCTCTTGGCGCTGGACGCGCAGCCGGTGACGGAGGTGTGCCTTGCCGTCGGCTACCAGAGCCTGGGCGCGTTCTCGTCGCTGTTCAAGCGGCACTTCGGCGTGGCGCCCACGGAGTGGCGGCGCCGGGTGCGGACGCAGGTGCCGGTGATGGGCGACGTTCGTCGCGTGGTGCACCCGGGCTGCCTCGAGCTCATGGCGTGGCTGCCCGCCGCAGCCTTCCGCAATTTCGAAGAAGCGTGA
- a CDS encoding VOC family protein has product MKILLMSIMVDDQDKAERFYTDVLGFKKHTEFPMGEYRWLTVVAPDGHPDVQLSLEPNANPAGKAFQQAMMDQGIPVAAFESLDIEADVARLKEHGVVFTKEPFAAGPVTITIFADGCGNLIQLYQPTG; this is encoded by the coding sequence GTGAAGATCCTTCTGATGAGCATCATGGTGGACGACCAGGACAAGGCGGAGCGCTTCTACACGGACGTGCTCGGCTTCAAGAAGCACACCGAGTTTCCCATGGGGGAGTACCGCTGGCTCACGGTGGTGGCACCGGACGGCCACCCCGACGTGCAGCTGTCTCTGGAGCCGAACGCGAACCCGGCTGGCAAGGCGTTCCAGCAGGCGATGATGGACCAAGGCATTCCCGTCGCGGCGTTCGAGTCTTTGGACATCGAAGCGGACGTGGCCCGCCTCAAGGAGCATGGCGTCGTGTTCACCAAGGAGCCATTCGCTGCCGGTCCGGTGACCATCACCATCTTCGCTGATGGCTGCGGCAACTTGATTCAGCTGTACCAACCCACGGGCTGA